Genomic window (Candidatus Vicinibacter proximus):
GGTCCCCTGTCTTGCAGGAAAGGTATTTCGATAATTTGGTAATTGCGACTTCCAAAATATCCTGCAAATCTGCTACCACGCACGCCAAAGAAGCTACGCCCATACACTGCAAAGTCTGGCAAGATCCACAACATTTGAATTGGCCGTCAGACCTTGCCCCGAATTCTACGTTGAAGATATATTCACTTTTTGGTCAATTGGTCTTGCAGCCGCCATTAAATATTTCAGGTAAACTTAATCTGGCAGAATTGCCACTTCCAGCAGGTATTTATCTCTATCAGTTGAGTGGTTTGTCCTGTGGAACTTTAACAGGTAAGCTGATATTGCATCCATAGATTATTTCACACCTAAAAAACGTTTAGGCAAAAAGGATTAATAAATTAGAGAAGGTAGTAATATTAACCAATTGGAAATTGAGCAATAAATAAATTTATTAATAAAGTAAATATTTCGTATAATTGTGAAGTGAATCAAGGAATATGAAAAAGTAAACACAAAGTGAGCCTGGAATTATTATAAAAAGTATAAAATTTTTGAAGGACCAAACATTTAAAGCGGTCCTGAATTTTGCTTATATGGGTTTATATAACCATGTCGTAAACAATTCGTTTTACATTTAAATGGTTAATGGTTCGATTTATAGTTATGGCTTCTAAGCTTGACTTGTGGAAGAAACGATAGTGATAAAATTTACAGCTTTGGATTATCATTGATTCATATTTTAGTAGAAAGAATTAAAATCAAAAAAAATCGTCGGATGAAAATACAAATAATTCCATTCATTTTTAGCTTAGTATTTAGTATACAATTATTTTCACAGTCATGCCCAACTGGGGATATTTACTTCACAAAACAATCTGAAATTAATACATTTAGGCAGTTATATCCAAATTGCAAGGAAATTGCAGGATCGGTTTATATTTCTGAAAATTCAGTAAGAAATTTAGATTCATTGGTGAATATCGAAGCAATTAAGGGGGATCTGAAAATTGGTAATGCTGATGTACTTACAAGCGTTAGCGGTCTGCGAAACCTAAAAAGTGTAGGTAAGAATTTTGCAATAGAGTATAATGACATATTAACTAACTTAAATGGATTATCATTACTAGAGTCAATTGGGGGGAGTCTTACAATTAGGAGTAATCTTTTATTATCAGATCTTAAGGGAATGGTTAAGCTTAAAAGTATTAAACTTGGCATAAGCATTGAAAATAATGCACAGTTGAAAGAATTATTTTCAAATAATCTTATTACAAGAATTAACAATGGATTGAATATTTGGAATAACAAGAAATTAAAATCTTTAAATGGATTAAGCAACATTCGATCTATTAATGGTGATTTATCTATTGGTTACAATATTTCGCTTACGGATTTAAGTGTATTAACAACAATTGATACCTTAATAGGACAAATTAAAATTTCTAATAATGATTCTTTACAATCCATAGCTGGTATAAACATTCTTTCTGGTGAAATAGATGGGGTAATTATTAGAAATAACAAATTTTTAAAATCAATTGGAGGATTAAATAAGTTTTTACTATGTGATGGAGAGTTGACTATTGAAGGAAATGAAAGCTTAAAGACTTTAGATGGACTTCAAGATCTGCAGATTGTAAATGGAGATTTGACCATATATAATAATGCTTCTATCGTGAATTTAAATAGTTTGAAGAATTTATTATATGTGACAGATGACATTAGTATTGATGACAATAGTCTTTTAGAAGACATTAGTGGTTTAAGGAATTTAAATTATACAATTATTGATAATGGAAAATTATATTACTTAATCACAGGTCTTTCAATAACCAACAATAGCACAAAATTAAGGATGTGTGCTTTGTCGGCATTTTGTGAGTACCTTTTGGATAGTGGAACTTCTTCAATTTATGGAAATGGAACGGGTTGTAACACAAAATCAGAAGTGCTAAGTCAATGTCTTACAGATAGTAAAGATAGCAAGAAAAAATCCAAAAAAACTGATATATTGACTTTAGCTGATGGGAAATTTTTTATTCAATCAAACAACGGTTTGTCTCAAGTAAGTGTTTACTCGAGCTTAGGAGTTAATCTAATTAAAGTATCAACAAATGATGAGAATTATATACTTGATTTGACGAGATTCCCTTCAGGTATTTATATTTTAGAGCTTTTTACTTTAGATGGTAAAGAGTATAAAACAGTTTTTAGTAATTAAAAATATTAGACTTTTCTATAATAAGAGGTCAATATCTGTCTGAATGTCAGGGGGCTGGGAACTGATTCCGCCTTAATGGCAGTCACAATTCAACGCCATAATTGACCTATAATATAATGGTGAAAAAGCTCAAGTTTTCATATTTCGAGTTGTCATAATCATTGAAATAGGGGGCAAATTCCTGTGGAATCTAAATGCATATCTATTTATTATAGAAATCCTGTGAATTTCTCTTTTTCATCGGTCTGTTTTATAGTTCCTTAGGATATGCAGAAATCAAAGACGCAAGTCGGTCTAGCTGAATGATTGTTCATTAAAATGCTTCTCAATTCATTTATTTTCAATTAAATTTAATTTGTAGTACAGAATTTATATATTTGTCGGAAAGAATGCCATTTTTAATGACGCCCGCTTTAATTGATAGAGCTGAGTATAAGACTTATTTTGAGTCAAATAATTCAATCCCGGAGAATATAAAATTTTCAGCTGGGGATAAGTTCTACCTTAGTTCAGGTCCATATGAATGTGTGAAGTTCTTAGGTGAAGGCGGTTTTGGTTTAGTATACGAGATAAAAAATGAATCGGATAATCAGAATTACGCTTTAAAAATCCTGGACTTAGCAACAAAGGATCCTAAAGATTTTGATAATTACAAACGAAGATTCCTTCAGGGGTTCGATATTGGTCGCCTGAACTCTTCACACCTGGTTTCAAATTATTTCAAAGGAGAGCTTCATGGAAACCCATATATAATTATGGAATTTTGTGAAAACAGTAATTTAAGATCTAGAATTGGAAATAATCTTGATCAATCGGACTTTAATCAAATCGGAAAAGGTATACTCAAAGGGCTTGCGAGCCTTCATGAAAATGGCATAGTTCATAGAGATTTGAAGCCGGAAAATGTTCTCTTTGATTCAAACTTTCAAGCTAAACTTTCCGATTACGATATTTCTATACTTGTTGATCAAAGGCAAACAATTAGAAACTGGATGGGCCAATTAAGACAAGTTTGGGGTACTTTACCATATGCTCCTCCGGAACAATTGGATGTTTTTAATGGATTTAAATCATTGACATTTGCAGCCGATATGTTTAGCTTTGGAGTGACAATGTATGAAGTCATTACTAATGGATGCCTTCCTTATGGTTCTTATGAAGAAGTTAAAAGGGATCCTGAAAAATACTATGAAAGAATAAAACAGGGCGTACCCATACCAATTACAACATACACCAGGAAGGTGGAACCCGCATGGGTCAATATTATAACTAAATGTATTTCTTCTAAAATTCTAAATCGTTACCCCAATGCTTCCGTTGCCTTGAAGGACTTACCTGATTTTGAAGGAACTCTTATAAAACCTGATAAGCAAGACAATTTGGAAGGAGTGTGGTTTTTGCAAATCGTGAATGGTTCCGAAAGAGGCAAAATATTCAACTTAAGCCAAATTATAAATATTAAAGGATCAAATAGTGTTTTATTAGGTTTTACAGAAAGTAAGGAAGATAATACAAATGATATAGGAATTTCCGAATATTATTCAAGGTATATTTCTAGAAGGCAAGCTACTTTAATTTTCGAGCTTGGAAAGTGGATGATTAAAGATGGTCAATTTGAATCAAGCGAAAATTTATGGAAATTTTCTAAGAATGGAACATTTGTAAATTCATATGAGTTACAAGAAAATGAAGCAATGCCTTTACAAGATGGAGATATTATTCAAATTGGTCATGATACTTCATTACAAATCAGATTAAGGTAATATGCTTAAAATTGGTGATAAAGTTGGCGATTATACCTTAGATCAATTCATTGGGAGTGGTGGATATGGAGTGGTTTGGAGAGCTAGGGATCCTTTTGGAAAAATATTTGCATTAAAAATTTTCCATGAAAGTGTAATTGATGATGTGAAATTGTTTTTGGAACGTGAATATGATGAAGTGAAAAAATTAATTCATGGCAATATCATTGTTCCATTAGCTGTGGCCTATCATCAATCTATCCCTTTTTTAATTTTAAAACTTTGTGATGGAAATCTTAATCAATTAATGAATCAAAGAATAATTGAAAGAAAGAAATCAGGTGAATTCACAAAGCCTTTGTTTAGTGAAATGGAAATTGCAAAAATAATTAGGGATATCGGATCGGCTCTTGTTTTTTTGCATTCAAGACGGATCATTCACAATGATATTAAGCCCTCTAATATCCTATATAAAAATGAAGATGATGGTTCTTATTCATTCTTTATAAGTGATTTTGGAACAAGTTTTTTTCTAAATAAGACTATACGGAAGAACCCCCATAAGGCTACTGAGGATGAAAAAAATGCAAGTGATTATGGTCTGTCATTAGGTTATGCAGCTCCTGAGGTTTATCAAAATAAGCCTGAATTTGCAAGTGATGTATTTTCATTAGGAGTTACGATTTACGAGTTAATTTCCGGTGAATTACCCAGTAAGACTAATAATTTTGGACTTGGTTATTTGCTTACTCATGGAGGAAGTTTTTCACCACTATCCCAAGATACTCATCCTAATCTCAATAAGGTACTTTACATGATGCTTGAAAAAAAGGCAATCCACCGACCATCAGCAGAATTGTTGATGAGTTTTGCAGATTCTTTTATTCTGAATGGGGAGTGGAGGGTTCTTCAAATTCCAAGATCTACGGATGATGAAGTTTCGTTTGCTTCAAATTTTCAGAAATTGATTTCGGGAAAGTCAGGTGAGATTAATAGTTATTTTTCTAAAATTGGTTCAATTTTAAATGTATTTAAAAAGCAGAAGTTATATTTTATAGTAGGGATGACGATTTTTGTCCTTCTTGCCTTATTTTTCACAGCCAATAACTCAGAAAAGATTGATTTTAATGAACGGATAGAGTCTTGCAATAATTTGAGTGAATATAATAAATTATTGATTGAATTGAATACCATTTCCTTATCCAATGAGGATTTAGAATTAAGGAAAAATATTTCATATCTTTCAAGAGCAGTTAAGAAATATTCGTATATTGGAAAGTTTAAAAATGGGTTCACTGAAGTGCATGACAGAGATAAGAAGGGGGTGATTAATCTTCAATTTAAGATTGTAATTCCTGTTGAATTTCAAGATATTAGGTATTTAGAAAATATTTATTTTGTTAAAGATTTTAAAGGAAATTGGGGAGCTTATTATCCTAACGGTGAGCAAATATTTAATAATGAGTATGCAAGAATAAATTTTAGCAAAGACTTCAAGTCTCTTGAAGCTAAGCTGCCAGTCACAAATGAAATTATTACCAAATCAATTAGATAAAAATAGTCATATGTCAACAACGAAAACAACCAACAATCCTTACAAGCAAGGTCTTGCAAAAACTATTGGTCAGGGCTTTAGTACCATAGGTGGAAGTAGCTCAGTTTATTATACCTTGTATTTTTTAGAAAATTCGGCAAATAAAAGAGCTTCTGAGCATGAGACAATTGTGGTGAACGAGGCTTTTTTGGGAAGAGATCGTGACTGTATAGTTAAATACGGGGATGAATACCCTACAGTTTCAAGAAAGCATGCTGTACTTAGGTGGTCAAATGGGGTTGTAGTGTTGCATCATTTGAGTCAAACTAACAGTACTTTTGTAAATGATCAAGAAGTTTTTGGTCAAAGAGCCCTACAGAATGGAGATGTAATTAAGTTGAGCAGTGATGGACCCAGATTAAGATTTAATATGGCTGAATCAGGCCAAGGTGTCAAAAGCATGCGTATATCTGAAAGGCTTGCACTTTTTGCAAAGCAAGGCTTGAGACCATATCGAAATGCAATTATTGCACTTTCAACCTTATTAGTTTTAGCTACTACAGCTGGAGTTTACTACTTTATAAAGACTGGAGATCAATTAGAGCTTATTACCGAGAAGCAAAAGGAGATAGATCAGTTGGGTAACAAAGTTCTTATGGCTGAAAAGGAATTAAAGGAACTTGAGTCTAAGGGTGAGGCCGATGCTTCTCGTGTTAATGCACTCAGAAATCAAATAAGTTCATATACCGGAAGTATCAGCAGACTAAGGAGTGATTTAAGTAAAATAAAGTCTGGGTCTAGAAATTATGGAAATTCAAAATCTGATGCAGCCAACAATTCTTCTTCATCGTCAGAATCTGGCAACAGCCCACAAGCAACCTCAACGAATTCAAATGTAACAAGGCAGGAATCTTCGTCCGAAAGTTCCACATATGATGATAATTTGAAGTTTTTAGAGAGTGACGTCTATTTTGTTTCTGTGGATAGAATTGAAATGAAAAATAACAAAAAGCAACCGGTACCTGTACCTTTAAATGATGAAAAGCAAACCTGGGGAGGCACCGGATTTATGACAGCTGATGGTAATTTTGTAACTAGTAGACATGTTGTTCATCCCTGGAGATATATGGATATTGAAAAGGATAAGTGTTCCATTTTTCACCTCTTGAATATTTGTGAATACAATGAATTTCCGTTTATAGTATATTATAAAGCAAAATCTAAAAGTGGCAGAGCTTTTACATTTACTAATAAGGATTTAGGAAAGGATGAGAGTGAAGATAAGGATATTGAATCTAAAGAATCCCTTTTTTATTGCAAAAATGAGATTAGAGATTTGGCTAAATCAGTAATTCCTTCAGATTTGAGAAAGTATAAAACACTTAAAATCGCAAGGCGAGAGAACACCGATTGGGCAAAGCTTAGCAATCAAAGTGAAAAATCAAAATTTGAAACTTCTAGAGATATTATACCAAATAAGGGAGAGATTTTATACACTTTAGGTTATCCTCTAGGAACTGATATACAGGAAGCAACTATTGAGCCAGCCTTTTCTCAACTAACAGTAAGTCAAACCGGACCAAAAAATTCGATAATTAATGTGACCAACCATTCTGTTACGGAAGGTCATAGTGGCAGCCCGGTTTTTGTAAAACGCGATGGAAGGTACATATGCATTGGGCTGCTATCTGCTGCCAATAATGGTTTAGCTTTTGTAGTACCTTTTAATAATGTTAGGTAAAGACAAAGCGAGTGTTTGAAATTAATTAAAATTACCTACTTGTAATGTATTCATCAATTTCTATCAAGTACTGCGCAGGAACCAATGTAGGTCAATGTCGTGAAAATAACGAAGACAACCTTATTATTGGATTAGGCTCAGGATTAGCCAATGAATATTTTTATAACAATGATAGTTTTATCATCACTGAAACTAAATTTACTGTTGAGAAAGATTTATTTTTTTTAGCAGCAGTTGCCGATGGTATGGGGGGGACCAACGCAGGTGAAATTGCCTCTTTACTTGCTTTAAAAACAGTTCAGGAAAGAGTTAATGTCGCTAAATCTTTTCCAGAAGGGGATAATGAAAAGGCTCACTTTTTTAAAAGCATGATCCTTGAGGCACATAAGGTGATTAAAGATGCAGGCAAAAGGAATCCGGAACAACGAGGAATGGGTACCACTATTGTACTTGTTGAAATTGACAGCAGAGGAATGACGTTAGTTTGGAGTGGTGACAGCAGGGCTTATTCACTTTCTCCTACAAGCCTAGTTAATCCTGACAGAAGACTTGGCCTTGATCGTATGGAACTTCTTACACGGGATCACAGTCTGGTGTGGGATTATGTAGAGAGTGGAGAAATAACACCAGAGGAGGCTAGAGTTCATCGGATGAGTCACATTATTACTCAAAGCCTCGGGTCTGACGATACCGCACCAACCCCTGAAGTTGGGTTTAGGAATCTTATGAAAGGTCAACGTATTCTTTTGTGTTCAGATGGATTGAATGGAATGCTTACAGAACTACAGATAGAGAATCTTTTAAAACAAGATGGGGGACTTGAAGCTGTTGTGAAAGATTTAATTAACGGAGCAAACGAAGCCGGAGGGCAGGATAATATAAGTGTTATTGTATTGGAAATAGAGCAAGCAGTTGAATGTGAAACTAACAATTTAAATGTAATCAAGAATTTAACCACCGCTAATCAGATTTTACGAAAAAATGGGTCTTTTCAATTAAAACAATTTTTAACTGTGATTTTCTTGTTTGTATCAATTATTTTTTTAATATTTTTCATTTTTAGATATAATGATTTTACTAAATTTATAGATCAATTTTCTATAAGACAAAATTCAGAAGATACATCTCAATTACAGATGAGTAAACTAAAA
Coding sequences:
- a CDS encoding protein kinase, producing MTPALIDRAEYKTYFESNNSIPENIKFSAGDKFYLSSGPYECVKFLGEGGFGLVYEIKNESDNQNYALKILDLATKDPKDFDNYKRRFLQGFDIGRLNSSHLVSNYFKGELHGNPYIIMEFCENSNLRSRIGNNLDQSDFNQIGKGILKGLASLHENGIVHRDLKPENVLFDSNFQAKLSDYDISILVDQRQTIRNWMGQLRQVWGTLPYAPPEQLDVFNGFKSLTFAADMFSFGVTMYEVITNGCLPYGSYEEVKRDPEKYYERIKQGVPIPITTYTRKVEPAWVNIITKCISSKILNRYPNASVALKDLPDFEGTLIKPDKQDNLEGVWFLQIVNGSERGKIFNLSQIINIKGSNSVLLGFTESKEDNTNDIGISEYYSRYISRRQATLIFELGKWMIKDGQFESSENLWKFSKNGTFVNSYELQENEAMPLQDGDIIQIGHDTSLQIRLR
- a CDS encoding FHA domain-containing protein; this translates as MSTTKTTNNPYKQGLAKTIGQGFSTIGGSSSVYYTLYFLENSANKRASEHETIVVNEAFLGRDRDCIVKYGDEYPTVSRKHAVLRWSNGVVVLHHLSQTNSTFVNDQEVFGQRALQNGDVIKLSSDGPRLRFNMAESGQGVKSMRISERLALFAKQGLRPYRNAIIALSTLLVLATTAGVYYFIKTGDQLELITEKQKEIDQLGNKVLMAEKELKELESKGEADASRVNALRNQISSYTGSISRLRSDLSKIKSGSRNYGNSKSDAANNSSSSSESGNSPQATSTNSNVTRQESSSESSTYDDNLKFLESDVYFVSVDRIEMKNNKKQPVPVPLNDEKQTWGGTGFMTADGNFVTSRHVVHPWRYMDIEKDKCSIFHLLNICEYNEFPFIVYYKAKSKSGRAFTFTNKDLGKDESEDKDIESKESLFYCKNEIRDLAKSVIPSDLRKYKTLKIARRENTDWAKLSNQSEKSKFETSRDIIPNKGEILYTLGYPLGTDIQEATIEPAFSQLTVSQTGPKNSIINVTNHSVTEGHSGSPVFVKRDGRYICIGLLSAANNGLAFVVPFNNVR
- a CDS encoding serine/threonine protein kinase, with the translated sequence MLKIGDKVGDYTLDQFIGSGGYGVVWRARDPFGKIFALKIFHESVIDDVKLFLEREYDEVKKLIHGNIIVPLAVAYHQSIPFLILKLCDGNLNQLMNQRIIERKKSGEFTKPLFSEMEIAKIIRDIGSALVFLHSRRIIHNDIKPSNILYKNEDDGSYSFFISDFGTSFFLNKTIRKNPHKATEDEKNASDYGLSLGYAAPEVYQNKPEFASDVFSLGVTIYELISGELPSKTNNFGLGYLLTHGGSFSPLSQDTHPNLNKVLYMMLEKKAIHRPSAELLMSFADSFILNGEWRVLQIPRSTDDEVSFASNFQKLISGKSGEINSYFSKIGSILNVFKKQKLYFIVGMTIFVLLALFFTANNSEKIDFNERIESCNNLSEYNKLLIELNTISLSNEDLELRKNISYLSRAVKKYSYIGKFKNGFTEVHDRDKKGVINLQFKIVIPVEFQDIRYLENIYFVKDFKGNWGAYYPNGEQIFNNEYARINFSKDFKSLEAKLPVTNEIITKSIR
- a CDS encoding serine/threonine-protein phosphatase; the protein is MYSSISIKYCAGTNVGQCRENNEDNLIIGLGSGLANEYFYNNDSFIITETKFTVEKDLFFLAAVADGMGGTNAGEIASLLALKTVQERVNVAKSFPEGDNEKAHFFKSMILEAHKVIKDAGKRNPEQRGMGTTIVLVEIDSRGMTLVWSGDSRAYSLSPTSLVNPDRRLGLDRMELLTRDHSLVWDYVESGEITPEEARVHRMSHIITQSLGSDDTAPTPEVGFRNLMKGQRILLCSDGLNGMLTELQIENLLKQDGGLEAVVKDLINGANEAGGQDNISVIVLEIEQAVECETNNLNVIKNLTTANQILRKNGSFQLKQFLTVIFLFVSIIFLIFFIFRYNDFTKFIDQFSIRQNSEDTSQLQMSKLKIESDLEGSTLSTNIVTLLKNEDSLRENVKQFENLVRESMTILKRNEENGARSKQFKKQENEEVLYSVTGALVKDSMGQMEGKFTSKNLKDSSKLLKVMINEDSLRK
- a CDS encoding T9SS type A sorting domain-containing protein yields the protein MKIQIIPFIFSLVFSIQLFSQSCPTGDIYFTKQSEINTFRQLYPNCKEIAGSVYISENSVRNLDSLVNIEAIKGDLKIGNADVLTSVSGLRNLKSVGKNFAIEYNDILTNLNGLSLLESIGGSLTIRSNLLLSDLKGMVKLKSIKLGISIENNAQLKELFSNNLITRINNGLNIWNNKKLKSLNGLSNIRSINGDLSIGYNISLTDLSVLTTIDTLIGQIKISNNDSLQSIAGINILSGEIDGVIIRNNKFLKSIGGLNKFLLCDGELTIEGNESLKTLDGLQDLQIVNGDLTIYNNASIVNLNSLKNLLYVTDDISIDDNSLLEDISGLRNLNYTIIDNGKLYYLITGLSITNNSTKLRMCALSAFCEYLLDSGTSSIYGNGTGCNTKSEVLSQCLTDSKDSKKKSKKTDILTLADGKFFIQSNNGLSQVSVYSSLGVNLIKVSTNDENYILDLTRFPSGIYILELFTLDGKEYKTVFSN